The following are from one region of the Rhipicephalus microplus isolate Deutch F79 chromosome 1, USDA_Rmic, whole genome shotgun sequence genome:
- the LOC142769607 gene encoding lachesin-like, which translates to MYVEKFTLLTLAKSVITHNSRFKVTHNGHRTWHLHIHRVQERDRGAYMCQINTSPMKSQVGYLNVVVPPKIDKNLTSDSTEVAEGGEVALRCVANGTPEPEITWRREDAQYISLDPSKKALSVRGTWLNITKVSRLHMSAYLCIATNGVLPSVSKRIILAVSFAPMIWIPNQLVGASVDSDVTLDCNLESHPRSVTYWTRGADRLIHQNVKYSVVTMQHTMYKVRMQLVVHRLKPEDYGEYRCAAKNTLGETKGTVNLYEIPASSGPTYHSTLISKGLHAKLLDKEWNNSPHSRSPGSSRDWWLNLYGNETDPWSPLAPAVVNLEATANCGACPSTTSATLPARLLVSLLSLLATAVS; encoded by the exons ATGTACGTGGAGAAGTTCACGCTGTTGACACTGGCGAAGAGCGTGATCACGCACAACTCCCGCTTCAAGGTGACCCACAACGGCCACCGCACGTGGCACTTGCACATTCACCGCGTCCAGGAGAGGGACCGGGGAGCGTACATGTGCCAGATCAACACATCGCCCATGAAGTCCCAGGTCGGATACCTCAACGTCGTTG TGCCGCCCAAAATCGATAAAAATCTGACAAGTGACAGCACGGAAGTGGCTGAAGGTGGCGAAGTGGCATTGCGCTGCGTGGCAAATGGGACACCGGAACCGGAAATCACGTGGCGGAGAGAGGACGCCCAGTACATCTCACTTGACCCATCCAAGAAAG CATTGTCGGTGAGAGGCACCTGGCTAAACATAACGAAGGTTTCCCGCCTGCATATGAGTGCCTACTTGTGCATTGCAACCAACGGTGTGCTGCCCTCGGTCAGCAAGCGGATCATCCTTGCAGTCAGCT TCGCACCCATGATCTGGATCCCGAATCAGCTGGTCGGTGCGAGCGTCGACTCGGACGTGACCCTGGATTGCAACCTAGAGTCTCACCCAAGATCGGTCACCTACTGGACTCGGGGGGCGGACCGTTTGATACACCAGAACGTCAAGTACTCGGTGGTCACCATGCAGCACACCATGTACAAGGTGCGCATGCAGCTAGTCGTACACAGGCTCAAGCCGGAAGACTACGGAGAGTACCGCTGTGCCGCCAAGAACACTCTCGGCGAGACCAAGGGCACCGTCAACCTCTACG AAATACCTGCAAGCTCGGGGCCTACGTACCACTCGACGCTTATCTCAAAAGGACTCCACGCAAAGCTACTTGACAAGGAATGGAATAACTCGCCACATTCCCGCAGCCCTG GCTCGTCGCGTGACTGGTGGCTCAACTTGTACGGTAACGAGACAGATCCCTGGTCTCCACTTGCGCCTGCTGTGGTGAACCTTGAAG CCACTGCAAACTGCGGTGCATGTCCCAGCACCACAAGCGCAACGCTTCCCGCCAGGCTGCTCGTGAGCTTATTGTCACTGCTAGCAACTGCAGTTTCGTGA